A genomic region of Phragmitibacter flavus contains the following coding sequences:
- a CDS encoding glycosyltransferase family 4 protein gives MRILSFTNCALDPTTGSGKTVMMYSQGLRDLGHEVEVVAPDEFELGRRGGRAPKFRQAVGGWKMLKRRMREGNYDLVEFFGDEFWLATRWLRSQTKRPFLVAHTNGFELLNIERKKAMASPPRGVRDKLRRYTVKQTHERFARIAFESTDAFVSLCDLDRRHAVGEGLYPQKRTATVPPGLDEEYLGRPLVLEREHRVAFTGTWNVRKGVELLTEVMTALMLKDEKLVLDIYGAAGKEAVILPLFPEVLRARIKVYARLTNAEIAEGLGRAKVFFFPTQYEGFGIALAEAMACGCASVTTPTGYGGELKNGDEAMVCDFRDVASMQQHVEKLLHDDELRIKLAQEGWTRAQQLQWPTVVGQLESVYLKWLEDR, from the coding sequence ATGAGGATTCTATCATTTACCAATTGTGCATTGGATCCAACGACGGGTTCGGGGAAGACCGTGATGATGTATTCGCAGGGATTGAGAGATCTAGGTCATGAGGTGGAGGTGGTTGCACCTGATGAATTTGAATTGGGTCGGCGTGGTGGGAGGGCTCCAAAATTCCGGCAGGCCGTTGGCGGATGGAAAATGTTGAAGCGGCGGATGCGTGAGGGGAACTACGATTTGGTGGAGTTCTTTGGCGATGAGTTTTGGCTGGCGACGCGCTGGTTGAGGTCGCAGACGAAAAGGCCGTTTCTCGTGGCGCACACCAATGGTTTTGAACTGTTGAACATTGAGCGGAAGAAAGCCATGGCATCGCCTCCGCGCGGAGTGCGGGACAAGTTGCGAAGATACACGGTGAAGCAAACGCACGAGCGTTTTGCGCGCATTGCTTTTGAATCAACGGATGCGTTTGTTTCGCTGTGTGATTTGGATCGCCGGCATGCTGTCGGCGAAGGTTTGTATCCTCAAAAACGCACCGCTACGGTTCCGCCGGGTTTGGATGAGGAATATCTGGGGCGGCCATTGGTGCTGGAAAGAGAACATCGTGTCGCTTTTACTGGGACCTGGAATGTGCGCAAGGGGGTTGAGTTGCTGACCGAGGTGATGACGGCGTTGATGCTGAAGGACGAGAAGCTTGTGCTCGACATTTATGGAGCGGCGGGCAAGGAGGCGGTGATCCTGCCTTTGTTTCCCGAAGTGTTGCGGGCAAGAATCAAGGTGTATGCGCGACTGACCAATGCGGAAATCGCAGAGGGATTGGGCCGGGCCAAGGTGTTCTTTTTCCCGACCCAGTATGAAGGCTTTGGGATTGCATTGGCAGAGGCGATGGCTTGTGGGTGTGCATCGGTGACAACGCCAACGGGATATGGCGGCGAACTGAAGAACGGAGATGAGGCGATGGTATGCGATTTCCGTGATGTTGCTTCCATGCAACAACATGTGGAGAAACTTTTGCACGACGACGAGCTTCGAATCAAGCTTGCTCAAGAAGGATGGACACGCGCGCAACAACTCCAATGGCCGACGGTGGTTGGTCAGCTTGAGAGCGTCTATTTGAAGTGGCTTGAAGATCGATGA
- a CDS encoding acyltransferase family protein yields the protein MNETPTKKAPLEFPVLDLFRGITTIWVLIAHITFICGTPIYFISAGWLAVEIFIALSGFLMYLLLLDERASKPGAIKAYYVRRFFRVAPSFYLALILYICFREFYVTNLGEIESLLGSDYKIPGVNLEIGPWSVVLNFLFLNGFIPWENIKIVAPSWTLCLEMQYYLLAPLLIPILRNKPLVGLGIYFVVNLVANKLFGVFGESGLLFDYFYPSFLPNRLFLFGIGAMLCRAVLDNTSQNRMLLALSLLGGLYLFTWRSAMVCTAFAIVVMLTTHHHGYFSRGVKWLADTRAVRLLADWTYGIYLYQMFGMAMAAWVMTRYLPKDLSFPVMLTVFVVLLSVFTVIITVVVFNFVEKPARSLGRVVSKRITEKAKRKAAGEDLGEGTTISRPLAEP from the coding sequence ATGAACGAGACACCCACCAAAAAGGCACCCCTAGAATTTCCAGTGCTGGATTTGTTCCGGGGCATTACCACGATTTGGGTTTTGATCGCCCACATCACGTTCATTTGCGGAACGCCCATCTACTTCATTAGTGCGGGCTGGCTGGCGGTGGAGATTTTCATCGCCCTCTCGGGGTTCCTGATGTATTTGCTCCTTTTGGACGAACGGGCGAGCAAGCCTGGGGCAATCAAGGCCTATTATGTAAGACGATTTTTTCGGGTGGCCCCGTCGTTTTATCTGGCGCTGATTCTTTACATTTGTTTTCGGGAGTTTTACGTCACCAACCTCGGCGAAATCGAAAGCCTGCTGGGTAGTGACTATAAGATCCCCGGGGTCAATCTGGAAATAGGACCGTGGTCGGTGGTGCTGAACTTCCTGTTTTTGAATGGCTTCATTCCTTGGGAAAATATCAAAATTGTCGCCCCTTCCTGGACGCTTTGTCTGGAGATGCAGTATTATCTGCTGGCACCTTTGTTGATTCCGATCTTGAGGAACAAACCGTTGGTGGGACTGGGCATCTATTTCGTGGTCAACCTCGTCGCGAACAAGCTGTTTGGGGTGTTTGGTGAGTCGGGGCTGTTGTTTGACTATTTCTATCCGTCGTTCCTGCCCAATCGTTTGTTTCTGTTTGGCATAGGGGCGATGTTGTGCCGGGCGGTGTTGGACAATACGAGCCAAAACCGGATGCTTCTGGCGTTGTCCTTGTTGGGTGGTTTGTATCTGTTCACCTGGCGGTCGGCGATGGTCTGCACCGCTTTTGCAATTGTGGTGATGCTGACCACCCATCATCATGGTTACTTTTCACGTGGGGTCAAATGGCTGGCGGATACACGGGCGGTTCGGTTGCTGGCGGACTGGACTTACGGAATTTACCTGTATCAAATGTTTGGCATGGCGATGGCGGCCTGGGTGATGACGCGTTATCTTCCCAAGGATTTGTCATTCCCTGTGATGTTGACGGTGTTTGTGGTGTTGTTGTCGGTTTTCACGGTAATCATCACCGTGGTGGTGTTCAATTTTGTTGAGAAACCTGCGCGATCTTTGGGGCGGGTGGTGTCGAAGAGGATTACTGAAAAGGCCAAACGCAAGGCAGCGGGTGAGGATTTGGGTGAAGGGACGACGATCAGTCGACCTCTGGCAGAACCTTAG
- a CDS encoding FkbM family methyltransferase: MSNILYFLYRAKKRLLPTLKMRHYSFVENMRGRLVQSLRKEPVEILGQRMLLDTNDALNLALNRIYEPAETELLQKLIKPGDTIVDVGANIGYYSLIFAKAVGPTGTVFGFEPDPGNFSLLTQNLKLNGHENVTMVNKAVTDKSGEIELFVSPGCPADHRIYDSGDGRQKLTIPAVALDDYFSEIKAQIDLIKMDIQGAEFFAVKGMKKVLATNPKVKLLTEFWPFGLKRAGVDPMDYLKLLREIGLKVLYFDESNKTLRTAEMQELIDLTPVAEPIYCNLLCEPER, encoded by the coding sequence ATGAGCAATATTCTTTACTTTCTATACCGGGCCAAAAAGCGGCTCCTGCCAACATTGAAGATGCGCCACTATTCGTTTGTTGAAAACATGCGCGGCCGATTGGTGCAGAGCTTGCGGAAGGAGCCGGTGGAAATTCTCGGACAACGAATGCTGCTTGATACCAATGATGCCCTGAACCTTGCATTGAACCGGATCTATGAACCCGCGGAGACGGAACTTCTACAGAAACTGATCAAGCCGGGAGATACCATTGTGGATGTGGGGGCAAACATTGGATACTACAGTTTGATTTTCGCCAAGGCAGTGGGGCCGACAGGAACGGTGTTTGGTTTTGAACCTGATCCGGGCAACTTTTCCCTGCTGACTCAGAACCTGAAACTTAATGGGCATGAAAATGTGACCATGGTGAACAAGGCAGTCACCGACAAAAGTGGCGAGATTGAGTTATTTGTCTCACCGGGCTGTCCTGCGGACCATCGTATCTACGATTCGGGAGATGGACGTCAGAAGCTAACCATCCCTGCGGTGGCGCTGGATGATTATTTCTCGGAAATCAAGGCGCAGATCGATTTGATCAAGATGGACATTCAGGGGGCGGAGTTTTTTGCCGTCAAAGGGATGAAGAAGGTGCTGGCAACCAATCCAAAGGTGAAATTGCTTACCGAGTTCTGGCCTTTTGGATTGAAGCGTGCCGGGGTGGATCCGATGGACTATCTCAAGCTGCTGCGTGAAATTGGGTTGAAGGTGTTGTATTTTGACGAGTCCAACAAAACCTTGAGAACAGCGGAGATGCAGGAGTTGATTGATCTGACTCCCGTGGCGGAGCCTATCTACTGCAACCTGCTCTGCGAACCGGAACGCTAG
- a CDS encoding glycosyltransferase family 4 protein, producing the protein MERELIIISTPLPPRPCGIGGYTAMLGRYWPEDTRVFHLVDAEAQESARHLGLGNILQMERTKRSMLQQLNKHPDADILLQYAGRAYDRLGCPFWLLGALREWRRRHPERRLTVFFHELWGEVPWTSKFALTEAASRWISKRLMRLADGVVTNTPHHAARLQRAFGGEMMDCVPVGSNILPALDGFPRFEERAKGEFAVLTAPYGRVQLFREMGEALRKLADKGLLKQVHIIGPSDPRWAAEEKRLLKDFLPGGQVKMHGILAADKVSELLSHCAFALLAQPVESLMKSTAFMAFASHQMVVVSSRHDDSGEVPQEFLVKPEVLWERDGNDGFLASKAKGLHEWYQEHASWGRIAGRVAKIC; encoded by the coding sequence ATGGAAAGGGAATTGATCATCATCTCCACGCCACTGCCCCCACGTCCGTGTGGCATCGGAGGTTACACGGCCATGCTTGGACGTTACTGGCCGGAAGATACCCGGGTTTTTCATCTGGTGGATGCAGAGGCTCAAGAGTCGGCCCGGCATCTTGGACTTGGGAACATTCTGCAAATGGAGCGCACGAAGCGGTCGATGTTGCAGCAGTTGAACAAGCATCCGGATGCGGACATTTTGTTGCAGTATGCGGGGCGCGCCTATGACCGTTTGGGATGTCCGTTTTGGTTGTTGGGCGCTTTGCGTGAGTGGCGGCGTCGACATCCTGAGCGGAGGCTGACGGTCTTTTTTCACGAGTTGTGGGGGGAGGTGCCCTGGACCAGCAAGTTCGCTTTGACCGAGGCTGCAAGTCGATGGATTTCAAAGCGATTGATGCGTCTGGCGGATGGAGTGGTGACGAATACCCCGCATCATGCAGCAAGGTTGCAGCGGGCGTTTGGTGGCGAGATGATGGACTGTGTGCCGGTGGGTTCGAACATTCTTCCCGCGTTGGATGGTTTCCCGCGTTTTGAGGAGCGCGCCAAGGGTGAGTTTGCAGTCTTGACCGCGCCATACGGGCGGGTTCAGTTATTCCGGGAGATGGGCGAGGCGTTGCGAAAGCTTGCTGATAAAGGGTTGCTGAAACAGGTGCACATTATTGGTCCGAGTGATCCGCGCTGGGCGGCGGAAGAAAAACGCTTGTTGAAGGATTTCCTGCCCGGGGGACAAGTGAAGATGCATGGAATTTTGGCGGCGGACAAGGTGTCGGAGTTATTGAGTCACTGTGCATTCGCGTTGCTGGCGCAGCCGGTGGAGAGCTTGATGAAGTCGACGGCGTTCATGGCATTTGCGAGCCATCAGATGGTGGTGGTGTCGAGCCGCCATGATGATTCCGGCGAGGTGCCGCAGGAGTTTTTGGTGAAGCCGGAAGTGTTGTGGGAGCGAGATGGTAATGATGGGTTTCTTGCTTCGAAGGCCAAGGGGTTGCATGAGTGGTATCAGGAGCATGCGAGTTGGGGACGGATTGCGGGACGGGTGGCGAAGATCTGCTGA
- a CDS encoding CatB-related O-acetyltransferase: protein MRWLADNPDYAAYNIGKYTYGLPLVLWAEQGKVLNIGSYCSIAPGVTILMGGNHRVDWVTSYPFVEFFPEFGPLPSTGWTKGGVTIGNDVWIGQNAMILSGVTIGNGAVIAAGSVVNKDVEPYTIAGGNPAKFIRYRIPEQFIPALEKIAWWNWPFEQVRQALPLLLSGNIAQFVERYSEVNPGREG, encoded by the coding sequence CTGCGGTGGCTGGCGGACAATCCTGACTATGCGGCCTACAACATTGGCAAATACACCTACGGGTTGCCGTTGGTTTTGTGGGCCGAGCAGGGAAAGGTGCTCAACATCGGGAGTTATTGTTCCATCGCTCCTGGGGTTACCATTCTCATGGGCGGCAACCATCGCGTCGATTGGGTGACCAGTTACCCCTTCGTCGAATTTTTCCCTGAGTTCGGGCCGCTGCCGAGCACAGGTTGGACCAAGGGGGGGGTGACCATAGGCAACGATGTGTGGATCGGGCAGAACGCGATGATTTTATCGGGAGTTACCATTGGAAACGGTGCGGTCATTGCGGCAGGGAGCGTGGTGAACAAGGATGTCGAGCCTTACACCATCGCCGGAGGTAACCCGGCAAAGTTTATACGTTATCGAATCCCGGAGCAATTCATCCCGGCGCTGGAAAAAATTGCCTGGTGGAACTGGCCATTTGAGCAGGTCAGGCAGGCGCTGCCTTTATTGTTGTCCGGCAACATTGCGCAGTTTGTCGAACGTTATTCCGAAGTGAACCCGGGCCGGGAAGGATGA
- a CDS encoding glycosyltransferase WbsX family protein, which yields MTAENKRARLVAFYLPQFHPIAENDEWWGKGFTEWTDVAKAKPLFPGHYQPRIPADLGFYDLRLPETRAAQADLARKAGIEGFCYWHYWFGGRRIMERPFNEVLKSGEPDFPFCLAWANHSWYGKQGCLIEQTYPGKADYEAHFYNLLPAFQDPRYIRVDNKPLFYVFSAWELPDADEFLEFWQELAVKNGLDGIHFVARCSFEFEYTLPRSLSKGFAAFTYSHENRIASFGLRQVLRREFWKNGEKLAGGVDQSTVARSATMHSLRKVIRRAQGRPLQVFDYAEALPYLRGMAGGSPRVYPSVVPNWDHSPRSGGGRTILHNSTPELFRKHLNEVLEDAEVLPAAERIVFVKSWNEWAEGNYLEPDRRFGHQYLDVVREEIHTEPQVKSVVVPVLQGVG from the coding sequence ATGACTGCTGAAAACAAACGAGCGAGGCTGGTGGCCTTTTATCTTCCGCAGTTTCATCCGATTGCGGAGAACGATGAGTGGTGGGGGAAGGGGTTCACCGAGTGGACGGACGTGGCCAAAGCCAAGCCCTTGTTTCCAGGGCATTACCAACCGCGCATTCCGGCGGACCTTGGCTTTTATGATCTTCGTTTGCCGGAGACCAGGGCTGCCCAGGCGGACTTGGCGCGCAAGGCAGGGATCGAAGGTTTTTGTTACTGGCACTATTGGTTTGGCGGGCGGCGGATCATGGAAAGGCCATTCAATGAGGTATTAAAATCGGGTGAGCCGGATTTCCCTTTCTGCCTTGCGTGGGCCAACCACAGTTGGTATGGGAAGCAGGGTTGTCTGATTGAACAGACTTATCCTGGCAAGGCGGATTATGAGGCACATTTTTATAACTTGCTGCCTGCTTTTCAAGATCCGCGCTACATTCGGGTCGATAACAAGCCGCTGTTTTATGTATTCAGTGCTTGGGAGCTTCCTGATGCCGATGAATTTCTGGAATTTTGGCAGGAGCTGGCGGTGAAGAATGGGCTGGACGGCATTCATTTTGTGGCACGATGCTCGTTTGAATTCGAATACACCCTGCCCAGGTCGCTTTCCAAGGGGTTCGCTGCTTTTACATACTCCCATGAAAACCGGATTGCGAGCTTTGGGCTGCGTCAGGTTCTGCGACGTGAATTTTGGAAAAATGGTGAGAAGCTTGCGGGTGGGGTTGATCAGTCCACCGTGGCCAGATCGGCAACGATGCATTCTTTGCGCAAAGTGATTCGCAGGGCGCAGGGACGTCCTTTGCAGGTCTTTGATTACGCCGAGGCTTTGCCGTATCTGCGGGGAATGGCAGGTGGTTCTCCTCGAGTTTATCCATCGGTGGTCCCTAACTGGGATCATTCGCCGAGGTCGGGCGGAGGACGGACCATTTTGCATAACTCGACGCCGGAATTGTTTCGCAAACATTTGAACGAGGTGCTGGAGGATGCTGAAGTATTGCCGGCGGCGGAGCGGATTGTGTTTGTGAAATCCTGGAACGAATGGGCGGAGGGTAACTATTTGGAACCGGACCGGCGTTTTGGGCATCAGTATCTTGATGTGGTGCGTGAGGAGATTCATACGGAACCTCAAGTGAAGTCGGTTGTCGTGCCGGTGTTGCAAGGGGTGGGTTGA
- a CDS encoding FkbM family methyltransferase — protein sequence MTNRLRKWMAAGVATFSRQWPFLEGRYRLVDMVEHLLPMSDEIMYARLKNSRVRLSFRRSDKLGVLLYALADAEPNVFRFLSLAMKSASQKAPLLVDLGANIGLVSLRLAAETGCKTISVEPQPGVKDFLEANAKLNGLESQVRLVPHAVGDSSGETFFYVNHRHPASSSMRETPDSQKVHVQIKRLDEMVSRDEWLQAAVMKVDIEGYEREAFLGATGLFETALPPVVFEVNFAALAERGQTPRDVSEPLRQAGYKHFHALGDVLYPPENGVSYLVDVVATTDAHESLRQAYGCDANFRPKPHRHFPLTPMEL from the coding sequence ATGACAAACCGGTTAAGAAAATGGATGGCGGCTGGTGTGGCGACTTTCTCCCGACAGTGGCCGTTTCTTGAGGGCCGTTACCGGCTGGTCGACATGGTGGAGCATTTGCTGCCAATGAGCGACGAGATCATGTATGCGCGGTTGAAGAACAGCCGGGTGAGATTGAGTTTCCGTCGTTCTGACAAGCTCGGGGTGCTGCTGTATGCCCTGGCGGATGCGGAGCCGAATGTATTTCGGTTTCTCAGTCTGGCGATGAAATCGGCTTCGCAGAAGGCACCGCTGCTGGTGGATCTCGGTGCCAATATCGGTTTGGTTTCGCTCAGGCTGGCGGCGGAAACGGGTTGCAAGACCATCTCGGTGGAGCCTCAGCCGGGAGTGAAGGATTTTCTTGAAGCGAATGCCAAACTGAATGGGTTGGAGAGTCAGGTGCGGCTGGTTCCCCATGCGGTGGGAGACAGCTCGGGGGAAACGTTTTTCTATGTGAACCATCGTCATCCTGCGAGTTCCAGCATGCGTGAGACGCCGGATTCACAGAAGGTCCATGTGCAAATCAAGCGGCTGGACGAAATGGTTTCCCGTGATGAATGGTTGCAGGCGGCAGTGATGAAGGTGGATATTGAAGGTTATGAACGCGAGGCGTTCCTTGGTGCTACGGGTTTGTTTGAAACCGCCCTGCCGCCGGTGGTTTTTGAGGTGAATTTCGCCGCCCTGGCCGAGCGCGGGCAGACGCCACGTGATGTGTCCGAACCGCTGAGACAGGCGGGCTACAAGCATTTTCATGCGCTGGGCGATGTGCTTTATCCGCCGGAGAACGGAGTTAGTTATCTGGTAGATGTGGTGGCCACGACCGATGCGCATGAATCGCTTCGTCAGGCTTATGGTTGTGATGCGAATTTCCGTCCCAAACCGCATCGGCATTTCCCGCTGACCCCCATGGAACTGTAG
- a CDS encoding TylF/MycF family methyltransferase, with protein MNTLEVPNQEVSTMRETYLQLMKNILLNKIYGQVEIRPVIGANPVNRLVAKAVKSAGLLLVKEIHVGPNGRDVGLDWPATAHTMIGMKRLDNVQFCIEDVIVKGVPGDVIETGVWRGGATILMRAVLKAWGVTDRKVWVADSFEGLPAPDEEKYPADRGDRFHTFEQLKVSLEQVQANFRSYDLLDDQVKFLKGWFSETLPHAPIERLAVMRLDGDMYESTMDALVSLYPKLSVGGYVIIDDYEAVPACKQAVHDYRAKHGIEDEIITIDPQSSYWRRSA; from the coding sequence ATGAATACACTTGAAGTTCCCAACCAGGAGGTGTCGACCATGAGGGAGACTTACTTGCAGTTGATGAAAAACATCCTGCTCAACAAGATCTATGGTCAGGTGGAAATCCGACCGGTGATCGGCGCGAATCCTGTCAATCGTCTGGTCGCCAAAGCGGTGAAAAGCGCCGGATTGCTGCTGGTAAAAGAAATTCACGTAGGTCCCAATGGACGCGATGTGGGGCTGGACTGGCCTGCCACAGCGCACACCATGATTGGCATGAAACGTCTCGACAATGTGCAGTTCTGCATTGAGGACGTGATCGTCAAGGGCGTGCCTGGCGATGTGATTGAAACCGGAGTGTGGCGCGGAGGCGCGACCATCTTGATGCGTGCCGTGCTGAAGGCCTGGGGAGTGACGGATCGCAAGGTGTGGGTGGCAGATTCCTTTGAAGGTCTGCCAGCACCGGACGAGGAGAAGTATCCAGCGGACCGCGGTGACCGGTTTCACACCTTTGAGCAATTGAAGGTCAGTCTTGAACAGGTGCAGGCCAACTTCAGGAGTTACGATCTTTTGGACGACCAGGTGAAGTTTCTCAAAGGCTGGTTCAGCGAGACATTGCCTCATGCTCCGATCGAGCGTCTTGCAGTGATGAGACTGGATGGAGACATGTATGAGTCGACCATGGACGCATTGGTGTCTCTGTATCCGAAGCTGTCGGTGGGCGGATATGTGATCATTGACGACTACGAGGCGGTTCCTGCCTGCAAGCAGGCAGTCCATGATTATCGGGCGAAACATGGGATCGAAGACGAAATCATCACGATTGATCCCCAGTCTTCCTACTGGCGCCGATCCGCCTGA
- a CDS encoding FkbM family methyltransferase, which yields MKHHANYILARQPAFYRLLLEVVRSRHLEKKTFLRLVKDGDVAFDIGANKGSYTVLFSHIVGSRGQVHSFEPVRSTLDMLKDRLAKEQRFANVTLNQAAMGESEGEMVMHIPAGDHGQASLRRHSTGSWAKDQTESVSCRVKTMDGYAAEKELKKLDFIKMDIEGAELLALRGGEKTLGKFQPVLHLEFYRSWTEAFGYGAKELLAPLRALGYRNFYRGDFTVLNQPEEELNATEHSENVICSARPL from the coding sequence ATGAAACATCACGCCAATTATATTCTCGCAAGGCAACCTGCCTTTTACCGGCTGCTGCTGGAGGTGGTTCGCAGCAGGCACCTTGAGAAGAAGACGTTCCTTCGACTGGTGAAAGACGGGGATGTGGCATTCGACATTGGTGCGAACAAGGGTTCCTATACCGTGTTGTTTTCGCATATTGTCGGATCACGCGGGCAGGTGCATTCGTTTGAACCGGTGCGTTCAACCTTGGATATGCTGAAAGACAGGCTGGCAAAGGAGCAGCGCTTTGCCAACGTCACTTTGAACCAGGCGGCGATGGGGGAGAGCGAGGGGGAGATGGTCATGCACATTCCGGCTGGAGATCACGGGCAGGCTTCGTTGCGCAGGCACTCGACCGGGTCGTGGGCGAAGGATCAAACGGAATCCGTGTCCTGCCGGGTTAAGACGATGGATGGGTATGCGGCGGAGAAGGAATTGAAGAAGCTCGATTTTATCAAAATGGATATTGAGGGGGCGGAGTTGCTTGCCTTGCGTGGTGGAGAAAAAACCTTGGGCAAGTTTCAACCGGTGTTGCACCTGGAATTTTACCGTAGCTGGACGGAGGCCTTTGGTTATGGCGCGAAGGAGTTGCTGGCTCCGTTGCGCGCATTGGGTTACCGGAATTTTTACCGGGGCGATTTTACGGTTCTCAATCAACCTGAGGAGGAACTTAACGCAACGGAACACTCGGAGAATGTGATTTGTTCAGCGCGTCCGCTGTGA
- a CDS encoding acyltransferase family protein: MSDSVASSPPMLARAASTGRRLAEMDGARGILSMWVLLVHVIYLSGYLLDTIDPAYRAVLYGQEAVDVFIIMSGFVIFRLLSLKSEPYRVYIVRRFMRMFPVFLVCLAFAIAVRPLMWELLQELPYPVERAQRMQVAMMQSEDESFWLHLATHLTLLHGVIPDAKFPFSTLALLAPSWSISLEWQFYLIAPVVFALLKKKNRWWTAALVVLTIVVAMVGFYVFSSKYYAPSFLPIRVQFFAMGILSWFIWERWSGEDGKAVVRADLLIWLFPLVYFLTSSPAMTMWFVLLMATFAGQRDQVRGLGSGMSWVLKRKTLVYLGDTSFSMYLSHMTCIYVCQWVLHRMYPEISREGMFPLLLLPSLISSLIITALLNHYIEKPGMDLGKRWGNHLNRHTARQGVVAVSQH; the protein is encoded by the coding sequence ATGAGCGATTCTGTTGCATCCTCACCTCCGATGTTGGCGCGGGCGGCCTCCACTGGCAGGCGCCTGGCCGAGATGGACGGGGCGCGGGGTATCTTGTCGATGTGGGTGCTGCTTGTGCATGTCATCTATCTGTCGGGCTATCTGCTGGACACCATCGATCCGGCCTATCGCGCGGTTCTATACGGACAGGAGGCGGTGGACGTGTTCATCATCATGAGTGGCTTTGTGATTTTCAGGCTGCTGAGTCTTAAATCGGAACCTTATCGTGTTTACATCGTCCGCCGTTTTATGCGGATGTTTCCGGTGTTCCTGGTGTGTTTGGCGTTTGCCATTGCGGTGAGACCATTGATGTGGGAGTTGCTACAAGAGCTGCCTTACCCTGTTGAACGTGCTCAACGAATGCAGGTCGCGATGATGCAGAGTGAGGATGAATCGTTCTGGCTGCATTTGGCAACCCACCTAACGCTTCTCCATGGGGTAATTCCGGACGCCAAGTTCCCGTTTAGCACGCTGGCATTGCTGGCCCCGTCTTGGAGCATCTCGTTGGAATGGCAGTTCTATCTCATCGCCCCGGTGGTGTTTGCGCTGCTAAAAAAGAAGAACCGCTGGTGGACCGCAGCCTTGGTGGTTTTGACGATTGTGGTGGCCATGGTGGGATTCTATGTATTTAGCTCCAAATACTACGCTCCGTCATTTCTCCCGATCCGCGTGCAGTTTTTTGCGATGGGTATTCTCTCGTGGTTCATTTGGGAGCGCTGGAGTGGCGAGGACGGAAAAGCGGTGGTTCGTGCGGATCTGCTAATCTGGCTTTTTCCCTTGGTGTATTTCCTTACGTCGTCTCCGGCCATGACGATGTGGTTCGTGCTGTTGATGGCGACCTTCGCCGGTCAAAGGGACCAGGTGAGGGGGCTGGGTTCGGGCATGTCCTGGGTGTTGAAAAGGAAAACCCTTGTGTATCTCGGGGATACCTCGTTCTCGATGTATCTGAGTCACATGACATGCATCTATGTCTGCCAGTGGGTCCTTCACCGGATGTATCCAGAAATTAGTCGTGAGGGAATGTTTCCCCTCTTGCTCCTACCGTCGTTGATCAGTTCTCTGATCATCACGGCACTCCTCAACCATTACATTGAGAAGCCTGGCATGGATCTGGGAAAACGTTGGGGTAATCACTTGAACCGCCATACGGCGAGGCAGGGTGTGGTTGCCGTTTCCCAGCACTGA